A single window of Granulibacter bethesdensis DNA harbors:
- a CDS encoding Pls/PosA family non-ribosomal peptide synthetase produces MRDIPAPVTPDHGSLADVFRVTAARLPEKIAIRFRGQTISYAELDALSSRWAAVLAARGIGPGRFVGIWITRSIALHAAILAVLKTGAAYLPFDPEAPRERVDISVEDCQAAAVLVDAAHLALADGLSVPAITTDTLDETAPAVAPGADAFQPPSSNDPAYAIYTSGSTGKPKGIAVCQSNIRHLLQSENAVLNIREDDIVYQGFSPAFDMSLEEVFISYLAGATLIVAPPELVRASDALPDVLTEENVTVLHCVPTLLAMLDRDVPSLRLINMGGEACPAALVDRWWKPGRRLLNTYGPTETTVTATAAELEPGDPITIGYPLPGYTTYILDETTLAPVPAGEGGELLIGGPGVSLGYIGRPELTAEKFIRNPLAAADASNIPDPVLYRTGDKASFDTEGRIVFHGRIDDQIKFRGYRIETGEIEAELGKLDAVRAAAVVLREDSAGTQHLVAFISYAEGATPDAGTIRAALAARLPAYMLPTVFLALDEIPRLPSGKINRKALPAVIETIAPEKRDIVAPRNPAEAALVEAAQAVFPHIQVSAIDDFFQDLGGHSLSAAGLVSRLRQDERFRSVSIQDLYECRTLDRLAAKFADTATGDTEAALPPFQTVPPWRHRLCGAAQSVALIPIFGLQAIRDIVPYLVFSALMEFDWTVRQAILGTLLTFVLTPLVITAIAIAAKWLVIGRYKPGSYPLWGSYYFRWWFVSRMLQVVPAAFMADTPAYSIYCRLLGMKVGKDAHLGSVGFGAADLIEIGADTSIGNEVFLNNVSIEGGMLHIGHIRIGADCYVGSRAVVERDAVMEDRAELGNLSALSADHTIPAGEIWNGSPASFTAKAAPETQPERVTPLRRVVFDTALSLVMAIFPVIAFVPLLPGMVIYDQLHDGRWSIGAVPLYALIPLLSVMYISFMLAEIVILRWLLLGRVKEGVYDVRSAFFLRKWFVDHLMELALGAVHAIYATLYVVPWMRALGAKIGEYTEISTATSVTHDLLEIGPEAFIADGVMLGDADIRHGRLYLRKTVIGRRSFVGNSALLPDGTSIPDECLVGCLSVPPATDKAPLKDGQTCLGSPSFILPTRQSFTCHAETLTFRPGPIRIGMRLLIEGIRVLLPPTLFIAMLGHAISCFDWTYDHYGLLASYAAVPFIYFTVMGIPSLVSVALMKWVLIGRYKSAEVPMWTPFVWLSEAITATYEGLAVPFLLDPFRGTPFLPWSWKLLGAKVGRRICADTTDLTEFDMVEIGDDAALDTNCGPQTHLFEDRVMKIGLVRLGARTSLGTMSIALYGSTVNEDARIGPLSLVMKGESIPAGTVWSGSPARRQS; encoded by the coding sequence ATGCGTGATATCCCTGCTCCGGTCACACCAGACCATGGCTCTCTGGCAGATGTTTTCCGTGTTACCGCCGCTCGTTTGCCTGAAAAAATCGCCATCCGCTTTCGCGGGCAAACCATCAGCTATGCAGAGCTTGACGCACTCAGCAGCCGCTGGGCGGCCGTTCTGGCGGCACGCGGCATCGGGCCGGGTCGTTTTGTCGGCATCTGGATCACACGCTCCATTGCCCTGCATGCCGCTATTCTCGCGGTTCTGAAAACCGGTGCGGCCTATCTGCCTTTTGACCCCGAAGCTCCGCGTGAACGCGTCGATATCAGCGTCGAGGACTGCCAGGCCGCCGCAGTGCTGGTCGATGCCGCCCATCTGGCACTGGCCGATGGGCTGAGCGTTCCTGCGATAACGACCGATACGCTGGATGAAACCGCACCCGCCGTCGCGCCGGGTGCCGATGCGTTTCAACCGCCTTCTTCAAACGATCCGGCTTACGCCATCTACACATCCGGCTCGACCGGCAAACCGAAAGGCATTGCCGTCTGCCAGAGCAATATTCGCCATCTCTTGCAGTCCGAAAACGCGGTTCTGAACATCCGCGAGGATGATATCGTCTATCAGGGTTTCTCCCCCGCTTTCGACATGTCGCTGGAGGAAGTGTTCATCTCCTATCTCGCCGGCGCGACACTGATCGTCGCCCCGCCGGAGCTGGTCCGCGCCTCCGACGCACTGCCGGATGTGCTGACCGAGGAGAACGTAACGGTCCTGCACTGTGTGCCGACCCTGCTGGCCATGCTGGACCGCGATGTTCCCTCCCTGCGTCTGATCAATATGGGTGGTGAGGCCTGTCCTGCCGCACTGGTGGATCGCTGGTGGAAGCCGGGGCGTCGTCTGCTCAACACCTATGGCCCTACTGAAACCACTGTCACCGCTACCGCGGCAGAGCTGGAGCCGGGCGATCCGATCACCATCGGCTATCCGCTGCCGGGCTATACCACTTATATTCTGGACGAAACGACGCTGGCTCCTGTTCCGGCCGGTGAGGGCGGAGAGTTGCTGATCGGTGGCCCGGGTGTGTCCCTCGGCTATATTGGTCGCCCGGAGCTGACCGCCGAAAAATTTATCCGCAATCCTCTCGCCGCTGCGGATGCCTCCAATATTCCCGACCCTGTCCTGTATCGCACCGGCGACAAGGCAAGCTTTGATACCGAAGGCCGCATCGTTTTTCATGGCCGTATTGACGATCAGATCAAATTCCGTGGCTACCGCATCGAAACCGGGGAAATAGAGGCCGAACTCGGCAAGCTGGACGCGGTGCGGGCAGCGGCGGTCGTGCTGCGTGAGGACAGCGCCGGCACACAGCATCTGGTCGCGTTCATTTCCTATGCCGAGGGCGCAACACCCGATGCCGGTACGATCCGCGCGGCACTCGCGGCCAGATTGCCCGCCTACATGCTGCCGACCGTATTTCTGGCGCTGGACGAGATTCCCCGTCTGCCCAGCGGCAAGATCAATCGCAAGGCGCTCCCCGCCGTCATTGAGACCATTGCACCTGAAAAACGTGATATCGTAGCACCGCGCAACCCGGCTGAGGCAGCACTGGTGGAGGCGGCGCAAGCCGTGTTTCCACATATTCAGGTCAGCGCCATCGACGATTTCTTTCAGGATCTCGGTGGCCATTCACTTTCGGCAGCCGGGCTGGTCTCACGGCTGCGACAGGATGAGCGGTTCCGCTCTGTTTCCATTCAGGATCTGTACGAGTGCCGCACACTGGACCGGCTGGCAGCCAAATTTGCCGACACGGCAACCGGGGATACAGAAGCCGCACTGCCTCCTTTCCAGACCGTGCCGCCATGGCGTCATCGCCTGTGCGGGGCAGCCCAGTCCGTAGCCCTGATCCCGATTTTCGGACTTCAGGCCATTCGGGACATCGTGCCGTACCTGGTCTTCTCAGCCCTGATGGAATTCGACTGGACTGTCCGTCAGGCGATTTTAGGCACATTATTGACCTTCGTGCTGACTCCGCTGGTCATCACCGCCATCGCCATTGCCGCGAAATGGCTGGTGATCGGGCGCTATAAACCCGGCAGCTATCCGCTATGGGGAAGTTATTATTTCCGCTGGTGGTTCGTATCGCGGATGCTTCAGGTCGTGCCGGCGGCTTTCATGGCCGACACGCCTGCCTACAGTATTTATTGCCGTCTGCTCGGGATGAAAGTCGGCAAGGATGCGCATCTCGGCTCGGTCGGATTCGGGGCCGCCGATCTGATAGAAATCGGCGCCGATACCAGCATCGGCAACGAGGTGTTCCTCAACAATGTGTCGATCGAAGGCGGTATGCTTCATATCGGCCACATCCGGATCGGCGCGGATTGCTATGTCGGCTCCCGCGCCGTGGTCGAACGCGATGCGGTGATGGAAGACCGGGCCGAATTGGGCAATCTGTCTGCCCTGTCCGCAGACCACACGATCCCGGCCGGCGAGATCTGGAACGGCTCCCCCGCCAGCTTCACTGCGAAAGCCGCACCGGAAACACAGCCGGAACGCGTTACACCCTTGCGCCGCGTGGTGTTCGATACCGCCCTGTCACTGGTGATGGCCATATTCCCTGTCATCGCCTTCGTGCCATTGCTGCCCGGCATGGTGATCTATGATCAGCTCCATGATGGCCGCTGGAGCATCGGCGCGGTGCCGCTCTATGCCCTGATCCCGCTGCTGTCGGTCATGTATATCAGCTTCATGCTGGCCGAGATCGTGATCCTCCGCTGGCTGCTGCTCGGGCGGGTCAAGGAAGGCGTGTATGATGTGCGCTCGGCTTTCTTCCTGCGCAAATGGTTCGTCGATCATCTGATGGAGCTGGCACTGGGGGCTGTTCACGCTATTTACGCCACACTGTATGTCGTACCTTGGATGCGGGCACTGGGTGCCAAAATCGGCGAATATACCGAGATTTCCACCGCGACCTCCGTCACGCATGATTTGCTGGAAATCGGGCCGGAAGCTTTCATCGCCGACGGCGTGATGCTGGGGGACGCCGATATCCGCCATGGCAGGCTATACCTGCGCAAGACCGTCATCGGCCGTCGTAGCTTTGTCGGTAACTCCGCCCTGCTGCCGGATGGCACCTCCATCCCCGATGAATGTCTGGTAGGGTGTCTGTCCGTGCCCCCCGCAACCGACAAGGCACCCCTCAAGGACGGTCAGACCTGCCTCGGTAGTCCCTCCTTTATTCTTCCTACACGGCAGAGCTTCACCTGCCATGCCGAGACCCTGACCTTCCGTCCCGGCCCGATCCGCATCGGCATGCGCCTGTTAATCGAAGGTATTCGGGTGCTGCTGCCGCCTACGCTGTTCATCGCCATGCTGGGTCATGCGATAAGCTGTTTCGACTGGACCTATGACCATTACGGATTGCTGGCCTCCTACGCGGCGGTGCCGTTTATCTACTTCACCGTGATGGGTATCCCATCCCTGGTGAGTGTTGCCCTGATGAAATGGGTGCTGATCGGGCGCTATAAATCGGCGGAAGTGCCGATGTGGACGCCGTTCGTGTGGCTCAGCGAGGCGATTACCGCCACCTATGAAGGGCTGGCCGTACCATTCCTACTCGATCCATTCCGCGGCACGCCTTTCCTGCCATGGTCGTGGAAACTACTGGGCGCGAAGGTCGGACGCCGTATCTGCGCCGACACCACAGACCTGACCGAATTCGATATGGTGGAAATCGGTGATGATGCCGCACTGGATACGAATTGCGGGCCGCAGACCCATCTGTTCGAGGACCGGGTCATGAAAATCGGTCTGGTCCGGCTGGGTGCGCGCACCTCGCTCGGTACCATGTCCATCGCGCTGTATGGCAGCACGGTGAATGAGGATGCCCGGATCGGGCCGCTTTCTCTGGTCATGAAGGGAGAATCCATCCCGGCCGGAACGGTTTGGTCCGGTTCTCCAGCACGGCGGCAAAGCTGA
- the aroC gene encoding chorismate synthase, which yields MSHNSFGHLFRVTTWGESHGPAIGCVVDGCPPGIPLTEADIQPALDRRRPGQSRFTTQRREADQVRILSGTFEGVTTGTPIALEIQNTDQRSKDYGDIAQRYRPGHADLTYDLKYGIRDYRGGGRSSARETACRVAAGEVARKILGAGITIRAALVRIGPHGIDRSRWDWSQIEANPFFCPDPVAAEQWAVYLDEIRKRGSSVGAVVEVIAEGVPAGLGAPLYGKLDSDLAAALMSINAVKGVEIGDGFDAATLTGEENADEIFAAPNEAGGTHIFGSNHAGGILGGISSGQPVVARFAVKPTSSILIPRRSVGRDGQPVEVITKGRHDPCVGIRAVPVGEAMVACVLADHLLRDRAQNGLR from the coding sequence ATGTCCCATAACAGTTTCGGCCATCTGTTCCGCGTCACCACCTGGGGGGAAAGCCACGGCCCCGCCATTGGCTGTGTCGTAGATGGCTGCCCCCCCGGCATTCCACTGACTGAAGCCGATATCCAGCCCGCACTGGACCGCCGCCGGCCCGGCCAGTCACGCTTCACGACCCAGCGCCGGGAAGCCGATCAGGTACGCATTCTTTCCGGCACATTCGAGGGCGTTACAACCGGCACCCCGATCGCACTGGAAATCCAGAACACTGATCAACGATCGAAAGATTACGGAGACATCGCCCAGCGATACCGCCCCGGCCATGCCGACCTGACCTATGATCTGAAATACGGCATCCGGGACTATCGCGGTGGTGGTCGCAGTTCGGCCCGTGAAACCGCCTGCCGGGTCGCCGCCGGCGAAGTAGCCCGTAAAATCCTTGGTGCAGGAATCACTATTCGGGCGGCTCTGGTCAGAATAGGGCCCCACGGGATCGACCGCTCACGCTGGGACTGGTCCCAGATTGAGGCCAATCCGTTTTTTTGTCCCGATCCGGTCGCCGCTGAGCAATGGGCAGTCTATCTGGATGAGATCCGCAAACGCGGCTCTTCGGTCGGAGCGGTGGTGGAAGTCATTGCCGAAGGGGTGCCGGCCGGCCTCGGCGCGCCGCTTTACGGGAAGCTGGACAGCGATCTGGCCGCAGCCCTGATGAGTATCAATGCCGTCAAAGGCGTGGAGATTGGAGATGGGTTCGACGCAGCCACCCTGACAGGGGAAGAAAACGCCGATGAAATCTTTGCTGCCCCCAATGAAGCCGGAGGAACCCACATTTTCGGCTCCAACCATGCAGGCGGCATTCTGGGCGGCATTTCCAGCGGACAGCCGGTCGTCGCGCGGTTCGCGGTTAAACCGACCAGCTCCATTCTGATCCCCCGCCGGTCGGTCGGGAGGGATGGACAGCCGGTCGAGGTCATCACCAAAGGCCGCCACGATCCCTGCGTCGGCATCCGCGCAGTGCCGGTTGGCGAAGCAATGGTCGCCTGTGTGCTGGCTGATCATCTGCTGCGTGATCGGGCACAGAACGGCCTGCGGTGA
- the fabI gene encoding enoyl-ACP reductase FabI, with amino-acid sequence MTQSGPRTGTLMQGKRGLIMGVANDRSIAWAIAQACAAQGAQLAFTYQGDALAKRVIPLAESVGSSLIVPCDVGDDASMDQAFAQVSDHFGGKLDFLVHAIGWADKNFLRGRYLDIPRDAFLQALDISCYSFTAVCRRAAELMSDGGSMLTLSYLGAERWMPHYNVMGVAKAALEASVRYMAADLGGNGIRVNSLSAGPIKTLAASGIGDFRYILRWNELNAPMARNVTLAEVGNAGLYLVSDLSSGVTGENHHVDCGYHIVGMKNPLAPDIAVVSD; translated from the coding sequence ATGACACAGAGCGGACCCCGGACTGGAACTTTGATGCAGGGGAAACGCGGTCTTATCATGGGTGTCGCCAATGACCGTTCCATTGCCTGGGCCATCGCGCAAGCCTGTGCCGCACAGGGGGCGCAACTCGCCTTCACCTATCAGGGGGATGCTTTGGCCAAGCGGGTCATTCCACTGGCGGAAAGTGTTGGCAGCTCCCTGATTGTTCCCTGCGATGTCGGTGATGATGCCTCGATGGATCAGGCTTTTGCCCAGGTTTCCGATCATTTCGGCGGCAAACTGGATTTCCTGGTCCATGCTATTGGCTGGGCGGACAAGAATTTTCTGCGCGGCCGGTACCTGGACATTCCGCGCGATGCGTTTCTGCAGGCGCTGGACATCTCATGCTACAGCTTCACCGCTGTCTGTCGTCGTGCAGCAGAGTTGATGAGCGATGGGGGCTCCATGCTGACGCTGAGCTATCTGGGAGCGGAACGCTGGATGCCGCATTATAACGTGATGGGCGTGGCCAAGGCAGCACTGGAAGCCAGCGTGCGGTACATGGCCGCCGATCTGGGTGGGAATGGCATCCGGGTGAACAGCCTGTCCGCCGGGCCGATCAAAACGCTGGCCGCCAGTGGAATCGGCGATTTCCGCTATATCCTGCGCTGGAACGAACTGAACGCGCCGATGGCCCGTAATGTTACTCTGGCTGAAGTCGGCAATGCCGGTCTGTATCTGGTGTCTGATCTCAGCAGCGGCGTGACCGGCGAAAACCACCATGTCGATTGCGGTTATCACATTGTCGGCATGAAAAATCCTCTCGCCCCCGACATTGCGGTGGTTTCAGACTGA
- the pdxH gene encoding pyridoxamine 5'-phosphate oxidase, producing the protein MSMDSDAKSPFQAPELAFDDPFAAFSLWMEDARGAEPNDPNAMTLATASSSGVPSARIVLLRSVDAAEHPERGFVFFTNTESRKGVEIAANPQVALLFHWKSLGRQIRIEGKAMPVAVEEAESYFHTRPRISRLGARASDQSRPLPDRKTLQKRVEEEEARYRGDDIPRPAYWSGYRVTPAVIEFWQQMPFRLHDRLVFKRQGKSWEQERLYP; encoded by the coding sequence ATGAGCATGGATAGTGACGCAAAATCCCCATTTCAGGCACCTGAGTTGGCTTTTGACGATCCTTTTGCTGCTTTTTCCCTGTGGATGGAGGATGCCAGAGGGGCCGAGCCGAATGATCCCAATGCCATGACCCTGGCGACGGCGTCGTCATCTGGTGTTCCTTCCGCCCGTATCGTACTTCTACGGAGTGTTGATGCGGCGGAGCATCCAGAGCGCGGCTTCGTGTTTTTTACCAATACGGAAAGCCGGAAAGGAGTGGAGATTGCCGCCAATCCGCAGGTCGCCCTGCTGTTTCACTGGAAATCTCTGGGGCGGCAGATCCGTATCGAGGGCAAGGCCATGCCGGTTGCAGTGGAGGAAGCAGAGTCCTATTTCCATACGCGCCCCCGCATCTCACGTCTGGGTGCACGCGCATCGGATCAGTCCCGCCCCCTTCCTGACCGTAAGACACTGCAAAAGCGCGTGGAGGAGGAAGAGGCGCGCTATCGGGGAGACGATATTCCCCGTCCGGCCTATTGGTCCGGCTATCGTGTCACTCCGGCAGTGATAGAGTTCTGGCAACAGATGCCGTTCCGGTTGCATGACCGGCTGGTGTTCAAGCGTCAGGGGAAAAGCTGGGAGCAGGAGAGGCTTTATCCCTGA
- a CDS encoding glycosyltransferase, translated as MLEAENCFDEEFKNGLSSLLRSIESREGQEQAAGFLLDQAEQLAQRMVETDSLCREDDFLDRLPAEKIHPFTGCRVLVLDEVVPAKNRDAGSNAIVSHIESLQRLGMEVSFAAVQYDAAPDFLTGIGVHFYAPPLFRSIEDVLRRNVGQFDAVYIHRTSMAIRYIPLIRYWNPHAVIAYLVADLHAVRMMRQAEMTQDAPLWQDAFRTQKAELAAAWQVDTVITHSSYERDLLRTQMPAANVHVIPWAVDAEPVSATFYQRQGIAFIGNYKHAPNRDAAEYLINEVMPQIWAIDPTIDCRIYGTGLPKHLVGVRHGRVHFIGPVPDLRDVFMTARLTVAPLRYGAGLKGKVLDSFAAGIPCVCTPIAAEGMDLPLSMNALLGGDTQSLVKAILNLHNDLELYNKISERCLSYIQKNCSRERIDALIKAAFVSAGLQGNDL; from the coding sequence ATGCTGGAGGCTGAAAACTGTTTCGACGAGGAATTCAAAAACGGTCTGTCCAGTCTTCTCCGCAGTATTGAAAGTAGGGAGGGACAGGAACAGGCCGCCGGTTTTCTGCTGGATCAGGCAGAGCAGCTTGCCCAGCGTATGGTTGAAACAGATTCTCTTTGCCGGGAAGATGATTTTCTGGATCGCTTACCTGCGGAGAAAATTCATCCTTTCACCGGATGCCGTGTGCTTGTTCTCGATGAAGTAGTTCCGGCAAAAAATCGTGATGCCGGCTCCAACGCGATCGTATCGCATATTGAATCTCTCCAGCGTCTTGGGATGGAAGTCAGTTTTGCAGCAGTACAGTATGATGCTGCACCTGATTTCCTGACGGGTATAGGGGTTCACTTCTATGCACCGCCGCTTTTTCGCAGTATTGAGGATGTGCTGCGCAGAAATGTCGGGCAGTTCGATGCGGTTTATATCCATCGCACTTCAATGGCGATACGATATATTCCGCTGATACGGTACTGGAATCCGCATGCCGTTATTGCCTATCTGGTCGCTGATCTTCACGCTGTGCGCATGATGCGCCAGGCCGAGATGACACAGGATGCGCCGCTGTGGCAGGATGCTTTTCGTACACAGAAAGCCGAGTTAGCGGCAGCCTGGCAGGTTGACACCGTTATCACGCATTCTTCTTACGAACGCGATCTTCTTCGCACTCAAATGCCTGCAGCCAATGTGCATGTCATTCCGTGGGCGGTTGATGCAGAACCGGTATCCGCCACATTTTACCAGCGCCAGGGCATTGCTTTCATTGGCAACTACAAGCATGCGCCCAATCGTGATGCTGCAGAGTATCTTATCAATGAGGTGATGCCACAAATATGGGCGATCGATCCAACCATTGATTGTCGGATATACGGTACGGGCCTTCCCAAACATCTGGTTGGTGTACGCCATGGGCGGGTTCATTTTATCGGACCGGTCCCTGATCTTCGGGATGTTTTTATGACTGCGCGGCTGACAGTCGCGCCTCTACGCTATGGGGCTGGCCTTAAAGGAAAGGTTCTCGACAGTTTTGCCGCTGGCATTCCCTGCGTCTGCACTCCGATTGCTGCGGAAGGTATGGACCTGCCATTGTCCATGAATGCCCTGTTAGGTGGGGATACGCAAAGCCTCGTCAAGGCGATACTCAATCTGCATAATGATCTGGAACTATACAATAAAATTTCAGAGCGCTGCCTTTCTTATATTCAGAAAAACTGTTCGCGTGAGCGAATCGACGCTTTGATAAAAGCTGCTTTTGTGTCTGCTGGTTTGCAAGGGAATGATCTGTAA
- a CDS encoding efflux transporter outer membrane subunit — MMPSLQTLQKGLQSLLKASSALICSGIVAGCNLAPDYKVPNFIVPASWHGQGPFREATPADTQIPQKWWVLFQDPTLNDLEERAVVNNADLQAAAERFLQARSMIMKVRSELLPHVGIQAGASNNRQSADSLFYAPGSALNQSDTFYGAVASWEPDFWSRIRNRLRATEDFVQQRAADYAGARLSMEAELASEYIMLRGLDAQEEILNQAIAYYNKAIEITGAQVSNQAAPPLDLIRAKNRLYVTQAQELDIRAERQVVEHAIAILTNASPSTFHIPAKDHFDFPNVNVPVSVPSLLLQRRPDIASSERKMAEANRMIGVARAAFYPDVSLAANGGFDASGFNLGTLQNSLWSYGAAVNIPIFEGGLRRAELQNSWSVYRETRDDYRSRVLSAFKEVEDGLSKTTLYQQEVVKLEEAVKTASQMQAITMTLYTGGLSNYLDAIIAQEAKLDALMSKIQVHVKYEKSVVELIRSVGGGWSTTQIPPKDQLQSFDVFQYDGLRHPKDIGGIPVEANPEKFENLTAPYMPSASTH; from the coding sequence ATGATGCCCTCTCTCCAGACATTGCAGAAGGGACTTCAGTCCCTTCTGAAGGCAAGTAGTGCCCTTATTTGTTCCGGTATCGTCGCGGGCTGCAATCTCGCACCGGACTATAAAGTGCCGAATTTCATTGTTCCGGCTTCCTGGCATGGGCAAGGGCCGTTCAGGGAAGCCACACCAGCCGATACGCAAATTCCACAGAAATGGTGGGTTCTGTTCCAGGATCCAACCCTGAATGATCTGGAGGAACGCGCCGTCGTCAACAATGCTGATCTTCAGGCGGCAGCCGAACGATTCCTGCAGGCACGCTCGATGATCATGAAAGTGCGGTCAGAGCTTCTGCCGCATGTCGGGATTCAGGCCGGTGCCTCGAATAACAGGCAGTCGGCTGACAGCCTGTTCTATGCACCGGGCAGCGCACTCAACCAGAGCGACACGTTCTATGGAGCGGTGGCATCCTGGGAACCTGACTTCTGGTCCAGAATCCGCAACCGTCTTCGTGCCACAGAAGACTTCGTGCAACAGCGTGCCGCCGACTATGCCGGTGCAAGACTGAGCATGGAGGCCGAACTGGCATCCGAATACATCATGCTGCGCGGACTGGACGCACAGGAAGAAATTCTGAATCAGGCAATCGCCTATTATAACAAAGCGATTGAAATTACAGGCGCGCAGGTCAGCAATCAGGCGGCGCCGCCGCTGGATCTGATCCGTGCCAAAAATCGTCTGTATGTCACACAGGCTCAGGAACTTGATATTCGCGCAGAGCGGCAAGTGGTTGAACATGCGATCGCAATTCTGACCAACGCCTCACCCAGCACGTTCCACATTCCCGCAAAAGATCATTTTGACTTTCCGAATGTAAATGTGCCGGTCAGCGTACCGTCTCTGCTTTTGCAGCGTCGGCCGGATATTGCTTCCTCGGAACGCAAAATGGCTGAAGCCAATCGTATGATCGGTGTGGCAAGGGCTGCATTCTATCCGGATGTATCGCTGGCAGCCAATGGCGGCTTTGATGCCAGCGGTTTCAATCTTGGGACGCTGCAAAACAGCCTGTGGTCCTATGGTGCAGCCGTGAACATCCCGATTTTCGAAGGTGGCCTGCGGCGGGCCGAGCTGCAAAACTCATGGTCCGTCTATCGCGAAACACGGGATGATTATCGCTCCAGGGTGCTGTCTGCGTTCAAAGAAGTGGAGGACGGACTTTCCAAAACGACCCTCTACCAACAGGAAGTCGTCAAGCTGGAAGAAGCCGTCAAGACAGCTTCACAGATGCAGGCGATCACCATGACGCTGTATACCGGTGGTCTATCCAACTACCTGGATGCGATTATCGCGCAGGAAGCAAAGCTCGATGCGCTGATGTCCAAAATACAGGTGCATGTGAAATATGAAAAATCGGTGGTGGAATTGATCAGATCTGTCGGTGGTGGCTGGAGCACGACCCAGATTCCGCCGAAAGACCAGCTTCAGTCCTTCGATGTCTTCCAATATGACGGGCTGCGTCATCCCAAGGATATTGGCGGCATTCCGGTGGAAGCCAATCCTGAGAAATTTGAAAACCTGACGGCGCCCTATATGCCTTCAGCAAGTACACACTGA